A window from Ignavibacteriota bacterium encodes these proteins:
- the nuoK gene encoding NADH-quinone oxidoreductase subunit NuoK: MIKVEVGLNHFLAISVALFSLGLYGVVTRKNAVMVLMGVELILNSANINFVAFSKFGNFGIDGQLYALFVIILAAAEAAIALAIVLNIYKRFANVNVDEINNLKE, encoded by the coding sequence ATAATTAAAGTGGAAGTTGGATTAAATCATTTTTTAGCTATAAGTGTTGCACTTTTCTCCCTTGGATTGTACGGAGTTGTAACAAGAAAAAATGCCGTTATGGTTTTAATGGGAGTTGAATTAATTCTTAATTCAGCAAATATAAATTTTGTTGCATTTTCCAAATTCGGAAATTTTGGTATTGATGGTCAGCTTTATGCATTATTCGTTATAATTTTAGCAGCTGCAGAAGCAGCAATTGCTTTGGCTATTGTATTAAATATTTACAAAAGATTTGCAAATGTTAATGTTGATGAAATAAATAATCTCAAAGAATAG
- the nuoL gene encoding NADH-quinone oxidoreductase subunit L, with amino-acid sequence MTVFTNINLSLVVLLLPLFGFFIVLFFGKKFPKLYLAEVGIITLAFILSLVIGYSKLTSFSHQDILFSFTWIDFGNVPNLGNLHVDLGIKIDNLTVIMLFVVNLISMLVHIYSIAYMKGDSRYSRYFAYLGIFTFSMLGIVLTDNLLMMYIFWELVGLSSYLLIGFWYEKQSASDAGKKAFLTNRVGDIGMFIGILILFTNYKSFSFDFIYSQIASGNLPFGSEAWLTAAGILVFMGAVGKSAQFPLHVWLPDAMEGPTPVSALIHAATMVAAGVYLVARIFVMLTADAMLVIAVVGAVTSLFSATIALTQNDIKKVLAYSTVSQLGYMVMALGVGAYTFAFFHLVTHAFFKACLFLGSGSVIHAMHHEQDIREMGGLKKKMPITYFTFLISTLAISGVPLFSGFLSKDGILAGTLAFGHLTGHWLIPTMGFLVAFLTAFYMFRLVILTFHGEPRNHHKYDHAHESPFVMVMPLVVLSTLSIFFWYTPNPISPDAGWFTTSWVTTPQTVVPKTAAYDFMINESSEHSVQNSHGEIIHSEKYTHAMHWAHYPAMIISLIVAGLGILLAFTMYQWKKISPDKIADSVKGLYKGSLNKWYVDEFYAKSFIGGTLKLGDLLSWFDKWVVDGIVNGSAYLTKIFSKISGLFDTYIVDGFVNGTALFSGFVGFNFKKLQTGKVQTYIVLVVFSVIILFFIIGPF; translated from the coding sequence ATGACAGTATTTACAAATATCAATCTTTCATTAGTTGTACTTTTACTTCCTTTGTTTGGTTTTTTCATTGTACTATTCTTTGGAAAAAAATTCCCTAAATTATATTTGGCTGAAGTTGGAATTATAACACTTGCTTTTATTTTGTCGCTTGTTATTGGTTACTCAAAATTAACTTCATTTTCGCATCAAGATATTTTATTTTCTTTCACTTGGATTGACTTTGGAAATGTTCCAAATCTTGGAAATCTTCACGTTGATTTGGGAATTAAAATTGATAATCTTACAGTAATTATGTTGTTTGTCGTAAATCTAATAAGCATGTTAGTTCATATTTATTCTATAGCTTATATGAAAGGTGATTCGAGATATTCAAGATATTTTGCTTATTTAGGAATTTTCACTTTTTCGATGTTAGGAATTGTTCTAACAGATAATTTGTTGATGATGTATATTTTCTGGGAACTTGTTGGATTATCATCATATTTATTAATTGGTTTCTGGTACGAAAAACAATCAGCTTCCGATGCCGGTAAAAAAGCATTCCTCACAAATAGAGTTGGCGATATTGGAATGTTTATCGGAATTCTAATTTTATTTACTAACTATAAATCTTTCTCATTCGATTTTATATATTCACAAATTGCAAGCGGAAATTTACCTTTTGGAAGTGAAGCTTGGTTAACCGCTGCCGGAATATTGGTTTTTATGGGCGCGGTTGGAAAATCTGCTCAATTCCCACTTCATGTTTGGCTGCCGGATGCAATGGAAGGTCCAACTCCGGTTAGCGCTTTAATTCATGCCGCAACAATGGTTGCTGCTGGTGTTTATTTGGTTGCGAGAATATTTGTAATGTTAACTGCAGATGCAATGCTTGTAATTGCTGTTGTTGGAGCAGTAACTTCACTATTTTCAGCAACAATTGCATTAACTCAAAATGATATTAAAAAAGTATTAGCTTACTCAACTGTTAGCCAGCTTGGATATATGGTTATGGCACTTGGTGTTGGCGCATATACTTTCGCATTTTTCCATTTAGTAACCCATGCATTTTTTAAAGCTTGTTTATTTTTGGGTTCCGGTTCTGTAATTCATGCAATGCATCATGAACAAGATATTAGAGAAATGGGTGGATTGAAGAAAAAAATGCCGATTACATATTTTACATTTTTAATTTCAACTTTAGCTATTTCCGGTGTTCCGTTATTTTCCGGATTTTTAAGTAAAGATGGAATTCTTGCGGGAACTTTAGCATTTGGCCATTTAACCGGGCATTGGTTAATTCCAACAATGGGATTTTTAGTTGCGTTCCTTACGGCTTTTTATATGTTCAGATTAGTAATTTTAACATTCCACGGTGAACCAAGAAATCATCATAAATATGATCACGCACATGAATCACCTTTTGTAATGGTTATGCCGTTAGTTGTGTTAAGTACTTTGTCAATATTTTTCTGGTACACTCCAAATCCAATTTCTCCGGATGCCGGATGGTTTACTACAAGTTGGGTAACTACTCCGCAAACTGTCGTTCCTAAAACTGCAGCATATGATTTTATGATAAATGAATCTTCAGAGCATTCAGTTCAAAATTCTCATGGAGAAATAATTCATTCAGAAAAATATACTCATGCTATGCATTGGGCACATTATCCGGCAATGATTATTTCATTAATTGTTGCGGGGCTTGGAATTCTATTGGCTTTCACAATGTACCAGTGGAAGAAAATATCTCCCGATAAAATTGCAGATAGTGTAAAAGGACTTTACAAAGGTTCACTTAATAAATGGTATGTTGATGAATTTTATGCAAAATCATTTATCGGCGGAACTTTAAAACTTGGTGATTTATTATCTTGGTTTGATAAATGGGTTGTTGATGGAATTGTTAACGGTTCTGCATACTTAACAAAAATTTTCTCAAAAATTAGTGGATTGTTTGACACATATATTGTTGATGGATTTGTTAATGGTACAGCTTTGTTCAGCGGATTTGTTGGATTTAATTTTAAGAAATTGCAAACCGGAAAGGTTCAGACATATATTGTTTTGGTTGTTTTTTCAGTTATTATTTTATTTTTCATAATAGGACCTTTTTAG
- a CDS encoding NADH-quinone oxidoreductase subunit M produces MNGIPILSLITFLPVIGMILILFMPSKMAREIKITSLIITFLQIILAGVLLANFNYSAGGIYEASSFQFVEKFQWIKIAGLSWIGTVKVDYFLGADGLSVPMLLLTALVSFIAVISSWSINKSVKGFFALFLLLDTGMMGVFVSLDFFLFYIFWELMLLPMYFLIGIWGGPRKEYAAIKFFIYTLFGSVFMLLVMIALYFSASETLADGTTVFTFNLLALMDPTNYTTNGILSPLNPNNYRLAAYIALFVGFAIKIPMFPFHTWLPDAHVEAPTPISVILAGVLLKMGTYGILRISYPIFPEITQDLSYYIALFGVINIIYGALVALAQKDFKKLIAYSSVSHMGYVLLGMASMSTTGITGAIFQMFNHGTITAMLFLIVGVIYDRAHTRDINGFGGLANKMPVYTFFVTVAFFAAIGLPSLSGFISEALVFVGAFGVAEIRVLTMIGTLGILFGAAYMLWTLQRIFFGEFNKKWEDVLTDITFREYAMFIPLTIIIVFLGIYPSAMLDIMNTSVNTLVQFLSDKAQGFSLSGM; encoded by the coding sequence ATGAATGGAATTCCTATTTTATCATTAATTACTTTTTTGCCAGTTATTGGTATGATTTTAATTCTTTTCATGCCAAGCAAAATGGCAAGAGAAATTAAGATTACATCACTAATAATAACATTTCTGCAAATTATTCTTGCTGGTGTTTTATTAGCAAATTTTAATTATTCCGCCGGTGGAATTTATGAAGCAAGTTCATTTCAATTTGTTGAAAAATTTCAATGGATAAAAATTGCCGGTCTTTCTTGGATTGGGACAGTAAAAGTTGATTACTTTTTAGGTGCTGATGGTCTTAGTGTGCCTATGTTGCTTTTAACAGCTTTGGTTTCGTTTATTGCAGTAATTTCTTCATGGAGTATTAATAAATCTGTAAAAGGTTTTTTTGCACTTTTTTTATTACTTGATACTGGTATGATGGGCGTTTTTGTATCCTTAGATTTCTTTTTATTCTACATTTTCTGGGAACTAATGCTGTTGCCTATGTATTTCTTAATTGGAATTTGGGGCGGACCAAGAAAAGAATATGCGGCAATTAAGTTCTTTATTTATACTTTATTCGGCAGCGTTTTTATGCTTTTAGTTATGATTGCTTTATATTTTAGCGCAAGTGAAACTTTAGCAGATGGCACAACAGTTTTTACATTTAATTTACTAGCTTTGATGGATCCGACAAATTATACAACTAATGGAATTTTATCTCCTTTAAATCCTAATAATTATAGACTTGCGGCATATATTGCTTTGTTTGTTGGCTTTGCAATAAAAATTCCAATGTTCCCTTTCCATACTTGGTTACCGGATGCACACGTTGAAGCTCCAACTCCAATCAGCGTAATATTAGCCGGCGTTTTACTTAAAATGGGAACTTACGGAATTCTAAGAATCAGTTATCCAATTTTTCCGGAAATCACACAAGATTTATCTTATTATATTGCACTGTTTGGCGTAATAAATATTATTTATGGTGCTTTAGTTGCATTGGCTCAAAAAGATTTCAAAAAATTAATTGCTTATTCTTCAGTTTCTCATATGGGTTATGTTTTACTTGGAATGGCTTCAATGTCAACAACCGGAATTACAGGAGCAATTTTCCAAATGTTTAACCATGGTACAATCACTGCAATGCTCTTCTTGATTGTTGGTGTTATTTATGATAGAGCTCATACTCGTGATATAAATGGATTTGGCGGTTTAGCAAACAAAATGCCGGTTTATACTTTTTTTGTTACTGTTGCTTTTTTTGCCGCAATCGGTTTGCCAAGCTTATCGGGATTTATTTCTGAAGCTTTGGTTTTTGTAGGAGCATTTGGCGTTGCTGAAATTAGAGTTTTAACAATGATTGGAACACTTGGAATCTTATTCGGCGCAGCTTATATGTTATGGACTCTACAAAGAATTTTCTTCGGCGAATTTAATAAAAAGTGGGAAGATGTTTTAACTGATATCACATTTAGAGAATATGCAATGTTTATTCCTTTAACTATTATAATTGTATTTTTAGGAATTTATCCCTCGGCAATGCTGGATATCATGAATACGTCTGTTAATACTCTTGTTCAATTTTTAAGTGATAAAGCGCAAGGTTTTTCCTTAAGCGGAATGTAA
- a CDS encoding NADH-quinone oxidoreductase subunit N: protein MFEKLLTDISLIIPEVIISGTLILLVLVDLIYNKDKSIIPFIGLIGLFVSLYFTINGLNLNSTAFVVSSANNDYGLLTIDSFGSYFKIIILITSILIILFAKNSSEIQNLSDRSGEFYTLIFGMILGMLFMVSASDLIMIYLSVELLSLSSYVLAGFTKLRDRDTEASLKYLVYGAASSGLMLFGISIIYGLTGNTNLFIINDVFKSTSVNILAYSFSIILIFTGIGFKISAVPFHFWTPDVYEGAPISVTAFLSVASKAAGFALLIRFIKTTFLLKEVSGSWILLDGFDWQSFIIVISILTMTLGNFAALWQDNIKRMLAYSSIAHAGYMLLGIAVLSDQGLLSVMIYFLVYLLMNIGAFYIVMVIANQINSENINDYNKLGYASPFLGVSLTVFLISLTGLPPTAGFISKLYIFISLIDAKMIFVAVVAVLNSVVSLYYYIRILKHMFISDAEQEVPQLKVSANEIVFILILLIPTLIFGIYFSPLVDFAQNCLAILVN, encoded by the coding sequence ATGTTTGAAAAACTTTTAACCGATATCTCTTTAATAATTCCAGAAGTTATCATTTCTGGAACTTTGATTCTATTAGTTTTGGTGGATTTAATTTATAATAAAGACAAATCAATAATTCCTTTTATTGGATTAATTGGATTATTTGTTTCTTTATATTTTACAATAAACGGTTTAAATTTAAATTCAACTGCATTTGTTGTAAGCTCCGCAAATAATGATTACGGATTATTAACTATTGATTCATTCGGTTCATATTTTAAGATTATAATTTTAATTACTTCTATTTTAATAATTTTATTCGCAAAAAATTCTTCTGAAATTCAAAATTTATCAGATCGCTCCGGAGAATTTTATACATTAATTTTCGGAATGATTTTGGGAATGCTGTTTATGGTTTCCGCTTCCGATTTGATAATGATTTATTTATCCGTAGAATTACTTTCACTTTCCTCATACGTTTTAGCTGGATTTACGAAATTAAGGGATAGAGATACTGAAGCTTCGTTAAAATATTTAGTTTACGGTGCTGCTTCTTCTGGTTTGATGTTATTCGGAATTTCAATCATTTATGGCTTAACCGGAAATACAAATCTTTTCATCATTAATGATGTTTTTAAATCAACAAGTGTAAATATTTTAGCGTATTCTTTCTCAATAATATTAATTTTTACCGGAATTGGATTTAAAATTTCTGCAGTTCCATTTCATTTTTGGACACCAGATGTTTATGAAGGTGCACCAATTTCTGTTACTGCATTTTTATCTGTTGCAAGTAAAGCTGCTGGTTTTGCTCTTCTAATCAGATTTATTAAAACAACATTTTTGTTAAAAGAAGTTAGTGGTAGTTGGATTCTTTTAGATGGTTTCGATTGGCAAAGTTTTATAATTGTTATTTCAATTTTAACAATGACACTAGGAAATTTTGCTGCTTTATGGCAAGATAATATTAAAAGAATGCTTGCATATTCAAGTATTGCACACGCCGGATATATGCTTTTGGGCATTGCTGTTTTAAGCGATCAAGGTTTGCTATCAGTTATGATTTATTTCTTAGTTTATTTACTAATGAATATTGGCGCTTTCTATATTGTAATGGTTATTGCAAATCAGATAAATTCAGAGAATATAAACGATTATAATAAACTTGGTTACGCTTCCCCATTTCTCGGTGTTTCACTAACTGTGTTTTTAATTTCTCTAACCGGATTACCGCCAACTGCAGGATTCATTTCTAAACTTTACATTTTCATTTCTTTGATTGATGCAAAAATGATTTTTGTTGCAGTTGTTGCAGTATTAAACAGTGTTGTTTCACTTTACTATTATATCAGAATTCTTAAACACATGTTTATAAGCGATGCAGAACAAGAAGTTCCGCAATTAAAAGTTTCAGCAAACGAAATTGTTTTCATTCTAATTCTCTTAATTCCAACACTAATTTTTGGAATTTATTTTTCACCACTTGTAGATTTTGCCCAAAATTGTTTAGCAATTTTAGTTAATTGA
- a CDS encoding Rrf2 family transcriptional regulator, translating into MIKISKSVEYSILALKYISENKEIKLSSSTISGELNIPYDLLAKLLQKLVRKGIVKSEQGKYGGYSLIVPSEKLTILQIINALDENIQLTNCSFENATTENCGRLNNCFIRTPFLNLQNKINDMFGSITLREITN; encoded by the coding sequence ATGATAAAAATTTCTAAATCTGTTGAATATTCAATTCTTGCACTTAAATATATTTCTGAAAATAAAGAAATAAAATTAAGCAGTTCAACTATTTCCGGAGAGCTAAATATTCCTTACGATTTACTAGCCAAATTGCTTCAAAAATTAGTGAGGAAAGGAATTGTAAAATCAGAACAAGGAAAATACGGAGGTTATTCTCTAATTGTTCCATCTGAAAAACTTACAATTCTTCAAATTATTAATGCACTGGATGAAAATATTCAATTAACAAATTGTAGTTTTGAAAATGCAACAACAGAAAATTGCGGACGACTAAATAATTGTTTTATAAGAACTCCATTTCTGAATTTACAAAATAAAATTAATGATATGTTTGGATCAATAACATTGCGAGAAATTACAAATTAA
- the erpA gene encoding iron-sulfur cluster insertion protein ErpA, whose amino-acid sequence MNNAIDTSSTITISEKAIKQVKQIMIENNIPENYSLRISIKGGGCSGFTYNMGFDADEKDGDTYFENQDLKIVVDGKSLFYLMGTQLDFSDGLNGRGFIFNNPNATKTCGCGESFGV is encoded by the coding sequence ATGAACAACGCAATTGATACAAGTTCAACAATTACAATTTCTGAAAAAGCCATTAAACAAGTTAAACAAATTATGATTGAAAATAATATCCCTGAAAATTATTCACTGCGAATAAGTATAAAGGGCGGCGGATGTTCCGGATTTACTTATAACATGGGATTTGATGCTGATGAAAAAGATGGAGATACTTATTTTGAAAATCAAGATTTAAAAATTGTGGTTGATGGAAAAAGTCTGTTTTATTTAATGGGAACACAACTTGATTTTAGCGATGGATTAAATGGACGAGGTTTTATTTTTAACAATCCAAATGCAACCAAAACTTGCGGCTGCGGTGAATCATTCGGAGTTTAA
- a CDS encoding superoxide dismutase: MSKFELPALPYDFNALEPYIDARTMEIHHGKHHAAYVNNLNTAIAGTEMEGKTLEELLASISKYPAAVRNNGGGHFNHSLFWTIMGKGKGGVPTGKLAEEINSTFGSFESFKETFSKAGATRFGSGWAWLVVSGGKLVVSSTPNQDNPLMDVAEVKGTPILGLDVWEHAYYLHYQNRRPDYISAFWNVIDWDAVSKRFNDAK; encoded by the coding sequence ATGAGTAAATTTGAATTGCCGGCATTACCGTATGATTTTAATGCACTTGAACCATATATTGATGCAAGAACAATGGAAATTCATCATGGAAAACATCATGCTGCATATGTAAATAATTTAAATACTGCAATTGCCGGAACCGAGATGGAAGGAAAAACTTTAGAAGAATTATTAGCTAGTATTTCAAAATATCCGGCAGCAGTTAGAAATAATGGCGGTGGACATTTTAACCATTCTTTATTCTGGACAATTATGGGTAAAGGAAAAGGCGGAGTTCCAACCGGTAAATTAGCTGAAGAAATTAATTCAACATTCGGATCATTTGAAAGTTTTAAAGAAACATTTTCTAAAGCTGGTGCAACAAGATTTGGATCGGGCTGGGCTTGGTTGGTTGTTTCCGGTGGGAAATTAGTTGTATCTTCCACGCCAAATCAAGATAATCCTTTAATGGATGTAGCTGAAGTAAAAGGAACTCCAATTTTAGGTTTGGATGTTTGGGAACATGCTTATTATTTACATTACCAAAATAGAAGACCTGATTATATTTCAGCTTTTTGGAATGTTATTGATTGGGATGCTGTTTCAAAACGTTTTAATGATGCAAAGTAA
- a CDS encoding F0F1 ATP synthase subunit epsilon has translation MKKLELEIITPSKIGYEGKVISVTVPGTNGNFQILFNHAPIISSLEIGEIKIEETENSKLIYSTSGGTLELSNNKIIILAESFERADSIDIKRAEEAKLRAENRLKNKRSENVDEMRAELALKRAINRLKTANSYSSFSN, from the coding sequence ATGAAAAAGTTGGAATTAGAAATAATAACACCAAGTAAAATTGGATATGAAGGAAAGGTAATTTCTGTAACTGTTCCGGGAACTAACGGAAATTTTCAAATACTTTTTAATCATGCACCAATAATAAGCTCTTTGGAAATTGGAGAAATTAAAATTGAAGAAACTGAAAATTCTAAATTAATATATTCAACAAGCGGCGGAACTTTAGAATTATCAAACAATAAAATAATTATTTTAGCGGAATCTTTTGAACGAGCAGATTCTATCGATATAAAGAGAGCAGAAGAAGCAAAATTACGCGCAGAAAATAGATTGAAAAATAAGCGAAGTGAGAATGTTGATGAAATGCGTGCCGAACTTGCTTTAAAAAGAGCTATAAATAGGTTAAAAACAGCAAACAGTTATTCTTCTTTTTCAAACTGA
- the atpD gene encoding F0F1 ATP synthase subunit beta, with protein MAINEGTIVRVIGPVVDIDFSGGKLPEIYNAIHIPREDDGVKSVLTLEVQQHLGENRIRSIAMDITDGLVRGMKAIDTGEPISVPVGPETLGRLINVLGEGIDELGEIKTERRAPIHHHPPAFNKLSTSQEMFETGIKVIDLLEPYSKGGKTGLFGGAGVGKTVIIQELIHNIASQHGGYSVFTGVGERTREGNDLWREMKESGVLDKTALVFGQMNEPPGARLRVGLTGLTMAEYFRDVEERDVLLFIDNIFRFTQAGSEVSALLGRMPSAVGYQPNLASEMGELQERITSTDKGSITSVQAIYVPADDLTDPAPATAFSHLDATTVLSRQISELGIYPAVDPLDSTSRILEPGILGQEHYKVASQVKEILQAYKDLQDIINILGMDELSEDDKVVVRRARRIQRFLSQPFHVAEQFTGIPGKYVKLEDTIRSFKEILEGKHDNLPEMAFMYVGTIEEAVEKAKKMA; from the coding sequence ATGGCTATTAACGAAGGAACAATTGTCAGAGTAATTGGTCCAGTTGTGGATATTGATTTTTCAGGTGGAAAACTTCCGGAAATTTATAACGCAATTCATATTCCACGCGAAGATGATGGAGTAAAATCAGTTTTAACTTTAGAAGTTCAACAGCATCTTGGCGAAAACAGAATTAGATCTATTGCAATGGATATTACAGATGGATTAGTTAGAGGAATGAAAGCTATTGATACTGGTGAACCGATTTCAGTACCGGTTGGACCAGAAACTTTAGGACGTTTAATAAATGTTTTAGGCGAAGGAATTGATGAATTAGGTGAAATTAAAACTGAACGACGAGCTCCAATTCATCATCATCCACCGGCATTTAATAAACTTTCGACATCGCAGGAAATGTTTGAAACCGGAATTAAAGTTATAGATTTGTTAGAGCCATATTCAAAAGGCGGTAAAACCGGTTTATTTGGAGGTGCTGGGGTTGGTAAAACTGTAATTATTCAAGAACTTATTCATAATATTGCATCACAGCACGGTGGTTACTCAGTATTTACCGGAGTTGGTGAAAGAACAAGAGAAGGGAATGATCTTTGGCGAGAAATGAAAGAATCCGGAGTTTTGGATAAAACTGCTTTAGTATTTGGACAAATGAATGAACCTCCAGGCGCAAGATTAAGAGTTGGTCTTACCGGTTTAACAATGGCAGAATATTTTAGAGATGTTGAAGAAAGAGATGTTTTATTGTTTATTGATAATATTTTCCGTTTTACGCAAGCTGGTTCAGAAGTAAGTGCTTTGTTAGGAAGAATGCCTTCTGCGGTTGGATATCAGCCAAACTTAGCTTCGGAAATGGGTGAGTTGCAAGAAAGAATTACATCAACTGATAAAGGTTCAATTACATCTGTACAAGCAATTTATGTTCCCGCAGATGATTTAACCGATCCGGCACCGGCAACAGCTTTTTCTCATTTGGATGCTACCACAGTTTTAAGTAGACAAATTTCTGAATTAGGAATTTATCCGGCGGTTGATCCTTTAGACTCAACATCTAGAATTCTTGAACCGGGAATTTTAGGACAAGAACATTATAAAGTTGCAAGTCAAGTTAAAGAAATTTTGCAAGCATATAAAGATTTACAAGACATTATTAATATTTTGGGCATGGATGAACTTTCAGAAGATGATAAAGTTGTAGTTAGAAGAGCTAGAAGAATTCAAAGATTTTTAAGTCAGCCGTTTCATGTTGCTGAACAGTTTACGGGAATTCCGGGCAAGTATGTAAAATTAGAAGATACAATTAGAAGCTTCAAGGAAATTCTTGAAGGCAAACATGATAATTTGCCGGAAATGGCTTTTATGTATGTTGGTACAATTGAAGAAGCTGTAGAAAAAGCTAAAAAAATGGCTTAA
- a CDS encoding T9SS type A sorting domain-containing protein has protein sequence MKKQKYYFLLFVIFFQNNFFAQDTFRVMTYNILNYPSKISSTRNPYFKKIIYEIKPDILVVQEMESAFGVELFINEVLDSNYTAGEFVDGYDTDNALFYKDSIFTFIDNEPINTALRNISKLTFVHKNTNDTLIIFSAHLKASDSETDRQKRLEEVKILRDVTDKFFPSKNYLLVGDLNIYYSTEPAFQELVDKTNSGYFLDPINQIGYWHNNSTYRGIHTQSTRLTNLSDEGSTGGLDDRFDMILASQSIIDTGGITYIPNSYKSFGNDGNHFNKAISAFPNTSVSDEIASALYYSSDHLPVFADFKVEPLTSIKSDTNIKNQFVLNQNYPNPFNASTTIKYSIGTVETQNFASLQLRVYDVLGREIKTLFNKVQLPGNYEIIFNAEDLISGVYFYILQVDDKLSTKKMILLK, from the coding sequence ATGAAAAAACAAAAATATTACTTTTTACTTTTTGTAATTTTCTTTCAAAATAATTTTTTCGCTCAAGATACTTTTCGAGTAATGACATATAATATTTTAAATTATCCAAGCAAAATTTCTTCCACACGAAATCCGTATTTTAAGAAAATTATTTATGAAATTAAGCCGGATATTTTAGTTGTTCAAGAAATGGAAAGCGCTTTCGGTGTTGAATTATTTATAAATGAAGTTTTAGATTCGAATTATACAGCCGGTGAATTTGTTGATGGTTACGATACAGATAATGCACTTTTTTATAAAGATTCAATTTTTACTTTTATAGATAATGAACCTATTAATACAGCTTTAAGAAATATTTCTAAACTTACTTTTGTTCATAAAAATACGAATGATACATTAATTATTTTTTCTGCACATTTAAAGGCAAGTGATTCGGAAACAGATAGACAAAAAAGATTGGAAGAAGTTAAAATTTTGCGAGATGTTACGGATAAATTTTTTCCAAGTAAAAATTATTTGTTAGTCGGCGATTTAAATATTTATTATTCAACCGAACCTGCATTTCAAGAATTAGTTGATAAAACAAATTCGGGATATTTTTTAGATCCAATAAATCAAATTGGTTATTGGCATAATAATTCAACTTACAGAGGAATTCATACGCAGTCTACAAGATTAACAAATCTCTCTGATGAAGGCTCAACCGGCGGACTTGATGATAGATTTGATATGATTCTTGCTTCACAATCAATTATTGATACTGGGGGAATTACATACATTCCTAATTCTTACAAATCTTTTGGTAATGACGGAAATCATTTTAACAAAGCAATTAGCGCGTTTCCAAATACTTCGGTTTCAGATGAAATTGCTTCTGCACTTTATTATTCATCGGATCATCTTCCGGTTTTTGCAGATTTTAAAGTTGAACCTCTTACTTCAATAAAATCTGATACTAATATTAAAAATCAATTTGTGTTAAATCAGAATTATCCAAATCCATTTAATGCGAGTACAACAATTAAATATTCAATTGGTACTGTAGAAACGCAAAATTTTGCATCTCTACAACTAAGGGTTTATGATGTTCTTGGAAGGGAAATAAAAACTTTATTCAATAAAGTTCAATTGCCCGGAAATTATGAAATAATTTTTAATGCAGAAGATTTAATTTCTGGGGTTTACTTTTATATTCTTCAAGTTGATGATAAATTATCAACAAAAAAAATGATTTTATTAAAGTAG